GGATTATGACAGTCCATAAAACCGTGTAGACCAATAAATTGCTTCGTTTCAACTGTTGAATATTGATCAAGGGCTTCCTTTATTTCGTGTATATTAAAGCCGATCTCAGTACTAGGAAAAATAACGAGTGTTGGACAAGCAGGAATGACATCAAGATATTGACGAATACGTGATCCATACACACAAACGACTCTATGTATTGGGAGAGAGGATAGCCTCCAAGCTAATGTTGCTCCGACGCTATATCCTACTAACATAACCTCATCATATTGCTTCTTTGCTTCTAGCAATTTGTGAGTAAGTAGTTTAAGTGGGGCATCAAACCCAACATTATTGATGAAATGCAAATATGCCTCTTGTTCTTGTTCATAGGTAAATATTTTATTTTCTGGATATAAGGAAATACATTCAACCTTAGTGTTAGTATTTTCATATGCTGTAGCTTGCATTTTTATAAAATTATTAATGCCATATATTTCATGTAGAATAAATACTTTTCTCTTCATTTTGACCTCATTTTGACTTTTTATAATAGTGTACCAAAAAGAAATTATAGTGTATATTTTAGAAAATTTTAGGCTTGTATTTATTATTGTAGAAAAACTATTTAGGGGTAAAAATTCTATATACAAGTTCTTAAAAAATAAAAATTTTTTGACTTTTTTTATTTTGGGTGGTAAAACTAGCTTTATCTTTTACAAGGAGGATGAGTGGAGTGAAATATCAAGCAATAAATGTGAATGGTAGTGAGTTACACTTTGCTGATTACCCAGGAGAGAAAGGTACAATTATCGCAGTACATGGCCTCACAGGTAATCACATGCAAATGCATTATTATGCAGAACTGCTAAAAGGTGAATATCGTTTTATATCCGTTGATTTAAAGGGACGTGGCAAAAGTGCTCCTGCCGGGATAAATACAGGAATAGAGTTACATACACAGGATATTTTGGCTTTAATAGACGCATTGAAAATTAAGCAACCCATTCTAATGGGCTATTCAATGGGAGCATTTATCATGGCGAATGTTGCTAGTAAACGTACCGATGTCAAAGGGGTAGTTTTACTTGATGGGGCAGCAACCTGTACGGATCACCAGCGTAAAATTGTTGAACCTTCACTTGGTCGTATTAGTAAGCATTATGAAAATGCCAATGCCTATATTCAAGAAATTAAAGAAATCTATGGTCGACTTGGTGTTGAGTGGACTGATCATTTAGAAAATGTAGGTCGTTATGAGATTGCAGAAAAAGATGGTCATTGGGAAAATAAATCTGATGAAGAGAAAATACGTCAAGATTTTCAAAGTTTTTATGCCTATAAACCAGAGGAAGTTTTCAAAAATATAATGTGCCCAGTTCTTTTAATACATTCTACAGGTGAAATTGGCACTATGCCGGCATTATTTTTAGCAGAATCCTATACTGAAACATTGAAAAATGCAAAAAATATTTGGAAATACACATCTAGCAGCAATCATTACACATTAGTCTTTGAAGAAAGAAAAGATGTTAATCCAGTTATTCAATGTTTTTTAGAGAATTTATAAAAAACTATTGCAGATTTTTAAATTTTGTGCAAATAATTAAATAACTAAAATAAATGCCTATCGAGCAGCTATAGAAAAATGACCTTTTTTTATTTTCCCTGCTTGACTGTTGGCTACACTTTTTCTAAATGTCCGGGTAAGTCCGTGCTTTAGGTAAGTGTGGCCTTTTTTTATTCAACCTTAAAAGGAGAGTTACTAGATGACAACAGGCTTAGCGTATTTTAAAAAAGTTTATGGTGCTGTACCAGGATGGGTACAAAAAATGCACGATTATAATCCAGCAATGCTTGATCATTATACTGCGCTTCGAGGTGCAGCGATGGCACCAGGAGCTCTTTCAGTGAAAGAGAAGGATATTCTGCTAGTTGGTATAAATGCCGCAAGATATTATGCACGGAGCATGGTATATCACACAAAGGGGGCTGTAGATGGTGGAGCTACATTAGAAGAGCTAATTGAGTATTTACTTGTAGCCTTTAACTATGGTGGAGAAAGAGCATTACAACTTGGCTTGCAATCCTTTGAATATGCCTTAGAGCTAACAAATACGGATGCAGACAAAATTTCCCATGAAGCATCAGCTATTGATATTGTACGTTACTACAGTACATTCGCTTCAACAGAGAAAAGTGAAGCATATTTTGAAAAATTACTGTCTTTCTTGACAGCAAATGATGAAAACGCTTTAAAGCAAGAGCTTCTTAACAGTAATGTGGTATCAACTCAAATGAAATTCATCCTAATGACAGGGATTTATACAGCTACACTACAAAATAAAGAAACAGATGATTGGGCTAAAAAATCGAGGGATGTAGGTGTAGTGGAAGCTGAATTAGCAGAGCTAGGCTATATTTGCCTACTGACAGCGGGCATACCTTCTTGGTTTGAGCTAAGTGATGCCCTTATTCAAAAATAACGGAGTGAGTACAATGAAAATTTATGATTCTGTAGAGCAAGCATTAACATGCGTAAAGAGTGGGCAAACGATTATGGTTGGTGGATTTGGTCTAGTTGGAGGTCCCCTAACGTTAATTGATGCTCTTGTGGAACTGGATGTAAACAATTTAACTATTATCAGCAATAATCTAGGAGAAAAAGGAAAGGGTCTAGGTAAATTATTAGAGCAAAAGAAGGTTAAAAAGGCTATTGGCTCTTATTTTACTGGGAATCGTGATGTCGGTGAGGCATTCCAACGAGGTGAAATTGAAATTGATTTACTACCTCAAGGCACTTTAGCTGAATCAATCCGAGCTGGTGGTGCAGGGATTGGTGGTTACTATACCAAAACTTCCGTAGGGACTGACTTAGCAAAGGGCAAAGAAACAAAAATCATTGATGGTGAGGAATATGTGTTGGAAAAAGCACTGAAGGCTGATGTAGCTATTATTCGTGCTCATAAGGCAGATAAGTTAGGAAACTTAGTATACTACAAAACTGCACGAAACTTTAATCCTTTAATGGCGACGGCAGCTAGCACTGTAATTGTTGAAGTGGATGAGTTAGTAGAGCCTGGTGAATTAAATAGCGATGAAATTATCACTCCACATTTATTTGTAGATCGCATTATTTTAGCGAAAAAGATTTTAACGAGGGAGGGTGTAGTAGAAAATGATTAACCCAATTCAAGAGCAAATAGCAAAAAGAGCAGCAGAAGAAGTGCAGGATGGACAAATTATAAATCTAGGAATTGGTATTCCTACATTGGTAGCTAAGTACGTTGACAATAACAATGTCTTCTTCCATACGGAAAATGGAATGCTTGGCGTAGTAGGGGTCGATGAGGAGGATGTTGATCCCAATGTTGTGAATGCAGGAAAAATGCCAGTTGGAGAGGCAATTGGCTCTTCCTTTTTCAATAGTGCAGAATCATTTGGCATGATCCGTGGAGGTCATGTTGATGTCGCGATATTAGGAGTGCTTCAGGTAGATGAACAGGCACGTATCGCTAACTGGGCAGTCCCGGGCAAAAATATTATCGGTGTTGGTGGTGCAATGGATTTATTAATCGGAGCTAAAAAGGTCATTGTCACGATGTCTCATACTTCAAAGGATGGGAAAAGTAAAATCTTAAAGAATTGCACATTCCCAATCACATCAACAAGAAGCGTAGATACGATTATTACTGAGCTAGCTGTCTTTAAGTCTGTTAAAGGGCAATTACATTTAGTCGAATTAATGCCAGGAGTTACATTAGAACAAGTGCAAAAAAGTACAGAAGCAAGTTTTGTGAATGCTTTGAAATAGGGGGAGGAAACATGAGAGAAGTTGTTATTGTAGATGGCGTTCGTACAGCTATTGGTAAATTAGGTGGTTCATTAGTCAATGAAACAGCAGATCATCTTGCTGAAAAAGTGATTCGTGGTCTACTAGAACGAACAAAATTAGATTCAGCCATTATTGATGAGGTAATTTTGGGACAAGCCAAGCAAAGTGCCGATCAATCGAATGTGGCACGTGTGGCTTCATTAAGAGCAGATTTACCAATCTCTGTACCAGGGTATACAGTACATCGTCAATGTGGATCTGGGTTACAGTCCATTAATAATGCAGCCCAACAGATTGCTCTTGGCTACAGCGACATCATTATTGCTGGAGGGACAGAATCAATGAGTACGGCGCCATATTATTTGCGTAATGCTCGCTATGGATATGGTGTAGGAAATGCTTCGATTCTAGATCCGAATACAGAAAGTCAGCCAGGGTCTCAGCCCTTTGAAGTATATGGTATTACTACAATGGGCGAAACAGCAGAAAATTTAGCCGAGAAATATGCTATTACTCGTAATGAACAGGATGCATTTGCTCATCGAAGTCAGGAGCGAACAGCTAATGCTCAGCAAGAAGGGTATTTTATAGAACAAATTGTTTCATATGAAGTGAAAAAGAGAAAAACAGTTGAGATTTTTAACAAAGATGAGCATCCATTTTTATCAAGTGAAGAGAAGTTGAGTACACTAAAACCTGTTTTCCGTAAAGGTGGATCTGTTACTGCTGGAAATAGTAGTGGACGGAATGATGGTGCGTCTGCATTGTTACTAATGTCCAAAGAAAAAGCATTAGAGCTAGGATATCGACCAAAAGTAAAAATTCTTGCTCAAGCATCTGCTGGCGTAGACCCTACAATCATGGGAATTGGTCCAGTACCATCAACAATCAAAGCTTTAAAGCAAGCGAACCTAACGATACAGGATATAGATGTCATTGAATTAAATGAAGCCTTTGCTGCCCAATCAATCGCAGTAATCAGAGAGCTTGGATTAGATATCAATCGTGTTAACCCCAATGGAGGGGCTATTGCAATGGGACACCCAATTGGTGCAACAGGTGCTATTCTAATGACAAAGCTCATTCATGAGCTAGAACGAACTGGTAAGCGATATGGGCTAGTCACTTTATGTATAGCTGGAGGTCTAGGTATAACAACTATCGTTGAAAATTGCCAGCTATAAATAAACACCGAGTATTTTGACTCGGTGCTAGATATTTAGTAATCCTTTTGAATTTTTTCTAGGTATCGCTTTTGCGCAGATTTTAGTGCCACTACAACAGAGCCGCTTGATGGAGCATAATAGTGGTCATCTACACGAGCAATTAACTCGTCAATATTGGCTGTAAGATCAAAGCCAATCAGCATACGTTTAAAGAAATCTTGGGCAAGTCCAGTGATAAATGTAAATTCTGCATTAATAATTTGATGAGTTTCTTTATCAATTTCTAACACAATGCCAGCATGCTTGTACATTTCATACATGGATGTGCCTTGGGGAGCTTTTGCATAAGCAGTCACTAAAATACTAGTAAGTTTTTGCAAGGAAATGACCTCCAAAATGGGTAGATTGTGATTATAGTTTATCATTTTTTATCGTTGAAGAGCCACTTCCCAAAAATTACTTGGTCATACACAACAAGGGGGAGAATAGTATGGAAAAGTTAACGAATTTTTTCACAAATATTATGAAGAAATATTTGCCAGATCCTTTTGTATTTGCAATTGGGTTAACATTAGTAACATTTGTTTTAGCATTAGTTGTTGAGGATATTAGCTTTGTAGATTTAACGACAGCCTGGGGTGGCGGATTTTGGGATTTACTAGCATTCACAACACAAATGGCCGTTATTCTTGCTATGGGTTATGTACTAGCTACAGCTCCTATCACTGATAAATTTTTAAATAAAATTGCCAGTATGGTTCATACACCTAAGACTGCAATTATAGTGGCAACACTTGTAGGCGGTATTGGTAGTTATTTAAACTGGGGTTTTGGTTTAGTAATTGGTGGGATTATTGCGAAAAAATTAGCATTACAAGTTAAGGGAGTTCATTATCCATTAATTATTGCTGCAGCATACTCTGGCTTTACTTTTTATGGATTAGGTTTATCAGCCTCTATCCCAATCCTCATTTCAACACCTGGGCATTTTTTAGAGGAGTCAATGGGCCTAGTTACACTTTCTGAGACAATTTTCAGTGTACCAATGATTTTAACAACAATCGTCCTTTTAATTACATTACCTTTATTTAATGCGATGCTACATCCTAAAGATCCAAGTAATGTGATTGAAATTGATCCTGCATTATATGCGGATCAGCCTAAGGCAAAGTTAAATCTATTAGAAGAGAATACACTGGCTAATAAATTAAATAATAGCCGTATTTTAGCATATGCAATAGGTATTCTTGGACTAATTTACATTGTTATTTATTTTACAAATGGCAGTTCGCTAAATTTAAATATATTAAACTTCATTATTTTATTCGTGGGAATTATTTTACTAGGTACACCTGCAAAATATGCTGAGCATTTAGCAGATGGTATTAAAACAATTTCAGGGATTGTACTACAATTCCCGTTTTACGCAGGTATCATGGCTATTATGGCTGCATCTGGTTTAGTAGATACGATTGCCAAAGTATTCGTTGATTTATCAAATGAACAAACATTACCGTTTTGGGGCTTAATTAGTTCCTTCTTTATAAATTTCTTTGCACCATCTGCGGGTGGTCACTGGGCGGTTCAAGGACCATTTATGATTGATGCAGCAAAAGAATTAGGGACATCTTTAGCGGAAACATCTATGTCTGTTATGTTAGGGAATGCTTGGAACGATCTAGTACAGCCATTCTGGATATTACCAGCATTAGCACTTTCACGTTTAAAGCTAAAAGATATTATGGGCTTCCTTGTTATGATTATGTTCTTTGTTGGGATTATCTATATTATTGCTACTTTAGCTTGGTCATACTTATTTTAGTAGACAGAGAGCCTTTATCTTCATTTAGCAAATGTTTTCTGAAGCGAAAGCAAAGCGGCAGCTACAATTACGCCAACGCGAAATTGATTTGAAGGCTCTCCAAACAAGGGGGAGTATGAATGTCTATCATGTATCAAGCCCTCTTAGTAGAAGGGGCTTTAACAAAAAAGAATAAAGCATTACTAATGGTTGGGTTATTCGCGGCTAGACGTGAAGAAAAGGAAATGATGTATTGTGTAGAGTTAGCAGTTGAAGCAGGCAATAGCGTTGTTGAAATTGCGGAGCTTATTGCATCAGCAATTATTTCAAGGGGTATTCCAACTTGGTTGTCTGGTATAGAGGCAATTGCATATGCAATTAGTCTTTCAGGTGAAAGCACAATCCCTCTAGTAAGTAAAGATGATGTAGCTACATTTTCTTCACAGAAGGAATGTATTAACTACTATCAAACAGAGTTCGAGGTTGTGCCGAACTGGATTCAATATTTAATTGAATATGCGCCAGATATATTGTTGAAGTATAGCAATCTTCGTACGACTTCTCTACGTGATGGGGCAGTATCACGTTTGCTAAAGGAATTATTATTATATGCCATTAATGTTTGTGATGCATATGACAAGGGGATTTCAATCCATAAATCAAATGCCTTAGCACTTGGAGCAAATGTTGCTATGTTTGACGAGATCAAAGCACTATGTATTTATGCAGTTGGTTTAAAAGCCATTTGGAATGATACCGATAGAAAAGCTTAAAAAGGGGATTTAACCATGAAACGAGTTCTAATCATTGGTGGTGGCTTTATGGGCTCTGCAGTAGCAAAATATTTAGAACAAAATAATGTAAGCGTATTCCTATATGAGCCAGATGTAGAAAGACTGCAACAGTTAAAGGAACAGCCTGAATTACAAAACATTACTTTTCTGCATCAACTTGAAAAAATAGATGGCTTAAATTATGTCATAGAAGCCATTATTGAAAATTTACAGGTCAAACAAAGTTTATTTGAACAATTAGATTTATTCTTTTCAAAAGATATAACGTTTTGTACCAATACATCGAGCTTTCTTATTAGTGATGTGGCTGAAAAAATGGTGCATAAAGAGCGCTTGATAGGAACACATTTTTTTTCGCCAGCTCATATCACACCTTTAGTAGAGGTCATTCCAAGCCCTTATACAGCAAAGGAAATAGCAAACGATATAATGCTGTTTTTACAAGATACTAAGAAAAAACCTGTACTACTAAAACGAGAAATTGAAGGTTTTGTAGCAAACCGCTTACAAAGTGCACTTGCACGTGAGGCAATGTCATTAGTTGAGAGGGGAATCGTTTCTGCGCAGGAGTTAGATTTTATCGCTAAAATGAGCTTAGGTGTTCGCCTAGCAGACACAGGACCACTCGAACAACGAGACATTAACGGATTAGATACACATTATGCTATTGCCAATTACGTTTACCCAACATTGGAGAATGGGACTAAACCTTTGACAATCCATCAAGATAAAATCAATACGAAGCAATTAGGTATGAAAACAGAGCAAGGCTTTTATAATTGGTCATCCATTGATAAACAACAGTACTTAGCAACAAAGGAAAAGACATTGAGGGATATAATTAAGCTAATTCAATAGCAGTAGCTGTTAAAAGTTGAATAGGAGTTGTCCTAAAAGTATGGAATATCAAGCATTAGTAAAATGTACATCAAAGAAAAAAGATGTTCAATTTAAAACATATAAAGTCCCTGAATTAAAGCACAATGAGTGTTTATTAAAGGTAAATGCAGTTGGAGTATGCGGTAGTGACCTTCATATGTATGATGGCCATGGTGGATATGACTGGGTCAATTATCCATTAGTATTAGGACATGAAGTCACAGGGGTGGTTATGAAACTAGGTGATGATGTTCATCCTTCTTTCTTAAATAAAAGAGTAGTTGTTAATCCTTATAAAAGCTGTGGTATTTGTGATTTTTGTAGGAACGGTGACACGAATTGTTGTGATTTTAATGACTATAAATTTGTAAAAACACCCTCCGAGGCATTGCGCTACGGATTCCGTGAAGATGGCGGTATGGCAGAATATATGGTAGTAGATAGCCGTAACATTATTGTTATAGATGATGCAGTATCCGATCAGGTGGCGGCAATCTCAGAAGCATTAGCAGTAAGTTATACCGCAGTGCTAAAGATTCCAGAGTTTGAGAAGAAATCCATACTGGTAGTTGGACCAGGACCGATAGGATTAGGTGTAGCAGCTATATTAGTGGGGTCAGGAAATAAAGAAGTTCATATGCTAGGCGTATTAAAGGATCAAAGTCGCCTACAATTAGCGAAAAATATAGGCGTACAAGCAACATTCACCTCTTCAAATGAATTAGTTGATGATATGTTTTTTGGTTACGATGCGATTATTGATTGTTCAGGTCACCCAACTATCCCTACTGAGGCAATCCGTTTACTCAAGCGAGGTGGGCAACTTGTACTTGTAGGTATTAATTCAGTTGAGTTTTCTGTGCCCATGGATCAAATTGTACGTGGTGAGATTATGATTAAAGGAAGCTATGGCATTACACAGGAGAATTACGAAGCTATATTGCAGATGGCAGCAAATCCGAACTTCCCTTTCCGACAATTGATCGCTTGTACAGTACCATTTAAAGACAGCATACAGGGCTTTGAAAGTGCGTTAAATAAAGTAAGTGGCAAGGTCGTTATTGAGTTTAAGGAGGAGATATAGATGAAGATTGTTGATTTAACTTTAGAAATTTATGATGGCTTAGTTTCATACACATCTCACCCACCAATTGCTATTCAAGAGGAATCTACCTTTGAAAACTCTGGTCACCGTTATATTGAACCATGTGAGGGCTTTGAATCACGCTTTTTACGTATGTCAGACCATAGTGGAACACATATTGATGCACCAATCCACTTTATTAGAAACGGTGAATCGACTGCTGAAATGGACTTAACTAAGACATTCGGTGAAGCAGTCCTATTAGATGTATCTCCTATTAAAAATCCATATGAGCCAGTAACAGCAGAGTTGTTGAAACATGCAGAAGAGACACAGGGGGTTTCTGTGAATCCTGGTGATATTGTTATTGTGCGTACTCGAACTGAAAAATGGGGAGAGGGAGACTTTTTTGCAGAGCATGCATTCGCAACCTGTGCTGGTGATTGGTTGTTGGAGAAGCAGGTAAAATGTATTGGTCTAGATTTAGCCAATATTGATGTACATGACAATATGAAACGTGAGGTACATTTAAAGCTGTTAAGTGCACCTATATATATAGTAGAAAACCTAGTAAATCTTGAACAACTACCTTTGCATGAACATTTTACTTTTATGGCATTACCACTGAAATTAAAAAATGCAACAGCCTCACCAGTTAGAGCTGTTGCCTTTCTTAAATAATTAGCATTGCGATGTTTAATGATTTACAAAAAAAGATAAATAAAACAAAGTAGTATGCTGATTATTAGCATACTATTTTCATAGTGTTGAAAAACTAAATGGTCAAGGATACCTTTGTGAATATTTAGTCAAAATGAAGATGATTTCCGTTCCAGGCTACTCGCTTTGTTGCTGACGCTTCGCTTTCGCACAGAGCAAAGCTTCCTGTGGGCGAGCGACGAGCCGCTTCCTGCGCTGGAGGAACGAAGGCTAAGTGCGTCACTTCCTGTGACAACGCCTTCGTGACTAACATCGTGTTGGCCTCAGTTTCTCGTCTGTCTCGCTATCCCACGGGAGTCGAGTAGCCTTGCACTCCAATCAGCAATAGTGTAGAACTTTAAATATTTTCTTCCCTCAAAAGTAAAATAAAAACATGTTACTCACCATCATTAAATGGATAGAATAGTGGTACAATTCTATAGCTGTCAACCTACATTCTATGCATAAAACTACTTTTTCACATTACATAAAAAGCCACTTATTACTGTCGCTCTGCATTCACATAGAAAAATGTTATCAAAGCTCCATTTTTGCACAATATAGTGATGGCTAAGACTTCAAATTTATCACTATTAATTTGTGTGAAATGCCAGAAGAAAATACTATGAGCAGTGGTTGATTGGAGTGTAGACTGAATGATTCCTCAGGGATTCAGCGTCACAGATGAGACCCTGGAGCGCGAGTGAAGCGGCTCATCGGACGCCCCCAGGAAAGCACTCAGTCGGAACGGAGATCAACCCCTCGTTTTGAAAAAGGACTATACTTTTAATTTGTCACCTTGATTTCATTGACATAATAGTATTTCAACAACATGAAAGTAGTATGCTGATTATTAGCATACTATTTTTTTATTTAATTATGGATGTTTTATGACTGATGAACAAAAATATAAAAAGATTAGCAAAAATACATGTACTCTAACATAAAGATTTGTTATCATTTTATTTGATAATGATTATCATTATCGTATAATGTGTAATATAGAGGATATATAGCATCTTTAGAGAATTTGGCAAGGGGATGCTTGTGTTCCCTTTAAGAA
This genomic stretch from Lysinibacillus pakistanensis harbors:
- a CDS encoding carboxymuconolactone decarboxylase family protein; translation: MSIMYQALLVEGALTKKNKALLMVGLFAARREEKEMMYCVELAVEAGNSVVEIAELIASAIISRGIPTWLSGIEAIAYAISLSGESTIPLVSKDDVATFSSQKECINYYQTEFEVVPNWIQYLIEYAPDILLKYSNLRTTSLRDGAVSRLLKELLLYAINVCDAYDKGISIHKSNALALGANVAMFDEIKALCIYAVGLKAIWNDTDRKA
- a CDS encoding carboxymuconolactone decarboxylase family protein, giving the protein MTTGLAYFKKVYGAVPGWVQKMHDYNPAMLDHYTALRGAAMAPGALSVKEKDILLVGINAARYYARSMVYHTKGAVDGGATLEELIEYLLVAFNYGGERALQLGLQSFEYALELTNTDADKISHEASAIDIVRYYSTFASTEKSEAYFEKLLSFLTANDENALKQELLNSNVVSTQMKFILMTGIYTATLQNKETDDWAKKSRDVGVVEAELAELGYICLLTAGIPSWFELSDALIQK
- a CDS encoding CoA transferase subunit A translates to MKIYDSVEQALTCVKSGQTIMVGGFGLVGGPLTLIDALVELDVNNLTIISNNLGEKGKGLGKLLEQKKVKKAIGSYFTGNRDVGEAFQRGEIEIDLLPQGTLAESIRAGGAGIGGYYTKTSVGTDLAKGKETKIIDGEEYVLEKALKADVAIIRAHKADKLGNLVYYKTARNFNPLMATAASTVIVEVDELVEPGELNSDEIITPHLFVDRIILAKKILTREGVVEND
- a CDS encoding 3-hydroxyacyl-CoA dehydrogenase NAD-binding domain-containing protein: MKRVLIIGGGFMGSAVAKYLEQNNVSVFLYEPDVERLQQLKEQPELQNITFLHQLEKIDGLNYVIEAIIENLQVKQSLFEQLDLFFSKDITFCTNTSSFLISDVAEKMVHKERLIGTHFFSPAHITPLVEVIPSPYTAKEIANDIMLFLQDTKKKPVLLKREIEGFVANRLQSALAREAMSLVERGIVSAQELDFIAKMSLGVRLADTGPLEQRDINGLDTHYAIANYVYPTLENGTKPLTIHQDKINTKQLGMKTEQGFYNWSSIDKQQYLATKEKTLRDIIKLIQ
- a CDS encoding thiolase family protein; the encoded protein is MREVVIVDGVRTAIGKLGGSLVNETADHLAEKVIRGLLERTKLDSAIIDEVILGQAKQSADQSNVARVASLRADLPISVPGYTVHRQCGSGLQSINNAAQQIALGYSDIIIAGGTESMSTAPYYLRNARYGYGVGNASILDPNTESQPGSQPFEVYGITTMGETAENLAEKYAITRNEQDAFAHRSQERTANAQQEGYFIEQIVSYEVKKRKTVEIFNKDEHPFLSSEEKLSTLKPVFRKGGSVTAGNSSGRNDGASALLLMSKEKALELGYRPKVKILAQASAGVDPTIMGIGPVPSTIKALKQANLTIQDIDVIELNEAFAAQSIAVIRELGLDINRVNPNGGAIAMGHPIGATGAILMTKLIHELERTGKRYGLVTLCIAGGLGITTIVENCQL
- a CDS encoding 3-oxoacid CoA-transferase subunit B, which encodes MINPIQEQIAKRAAEEVQDGQIINLGIGIPTLVAKYVDNNNVFFHTENGMLGVVGVDEEDVDPNVVNAGKMPVGEAIGSSFFNSAESFGMIRGGHVDVAILGVLQVDEQARIANWAVPGKNIIGVGGAMDLLIGAKKVIVTMSHTSKDGKSKILKNCTFPITSTRSVDTIITELAVFKSVKGQLHLVELMPGVTLEQVQKSTEASFVNALK
- a CDS encoding alpha/beta fold hydrolase: MSGVKYQAINVNGSELHFADYPGEKGTIIAVHGLTGNHMQMHYYAELLKGEYRFISVDLKGRGKSAPAGINTGIELHTQDILALIDALKIKQPILMGYSMGAFIMANVASKRTDVKGVVLLDGAATCTDHQRKIVEPSLGRISKHYENANAYIQEIKEIYGRLGVEWTDHLENVGRYEIAEKDGHWENKSDEEKIRQDFQSFYAYKPEEVFKNIMCPVLLIHSTGEIGTMPALFLAESYTETLKNAKNIWKYTSSSNHYTLVFEERKDVNPVIQCFLENL
- a CDS encoding DUF3870 domain-containing protein — translated: MQKLTSILVTAYAKAPQGTSMYEMYKHAGIVLEIDKETHQIINAEFTFITGLAQDFFKRMLIGFDLTANIDELIARVDDHYYAPSSGSVVVALKSAQKRYLEKIQKDY
- a CDS encoding short-chain fatty acid transporter, with translation MEKLTNFFTNIMKKYLPDPFVFAIGLTLVTFVLALVVEDISFVDLTTAWGGGFWDLLAFTTQMAVILAMGYVLATAPITDKFLNKIASMVHTPKTAIIVATLVGGIGSYLNWGFGLVIGGIIAKKLALQVKGVHYPLIIAAAYSGFTFYGLGLSASIPILISTPGHFLEESMGLVTLSETIFSVPMILTTIVLLITLPLFNAMLHPKDPSNVIEIDPALYADQPKAKLNLLEENTLANKLNNSRILAYAIGILGLIYIVIYFTNGSSLNLNILNFIILFVGIILLGTPAKYAEHLADGIKTISGIVLQFPFYAGIMAIMAASGLVDTIAKVFVDLSNEQTLPFWGLISSFFINFFAPSAGGHWAVQGPFMIDAAKELGTSLAETSMSVMLGNAWNDLVQPFWILPALALSRLKLKDIMGFLVMIMFFVGIIYIIATLAWSYLF
- a CDS encoding dienelactone hydrolase family protein gives rise to the protein MKRKVFILHEIYGINNFIKMQATAYENTNTKVECISLYPENKIFTYEQEQEAYLHFINNVGFDAPLKLLTHKLLEAKKQYDEVMLVGYSVGATLAWRLSSLPIHRVVCVYGSRIRQYLDVIPACPTLVIFPSTEIGFNIHEIKEALDQYSTVETKQFIGLHGFMDCHNPNYCHESYLQAHFDIIQFLENQQYQGGQQNEAK
- a CDS encoding zinc-dependent alcohol dehydrogenase encodes the protein MEYQALVKCTSKKKDVQFKTYKVPELKHNECLLKVNAVGVCGSDLHMYDGHGGYDWVNYPLVLGHEVTGVVMKLGDDVHPSFLNKRVVVNPYKSCGICDFCRNGDTNCCDFNDYKFVKTPSEALRYGFREDGGMAEYMVVDSRNIIVIDDAVSDQVAAISEALAVSYTAVLKIPEFEKKSILVVGPGPIGLGVAAILVGSGNKEVHMLGVLKDQSRLQLAKNIGVQATFTSSNELVDDMFFGYDAIIDCSGHPTIPTEAIRLLKRGGQLVLVGINSVEFSVPMDQIVRGEIMIKGSYGITQENYEAILQMAANPNFPFRQLIACTVPFKDSIQGFESALNKVSGKVVIEFKEEI
- a CDS encoding cyclase family protein, whose amino-acid sequence is MKIVDLTLEIYDGLVSYTSHPPIAIQEESTFENSGHRYIEPCEGFESRFLRMSDHSGTHIDAPIHFIRNGESTAEMDLTKTFGEAVLLDVSPIKNPYEPVTAELLKHAEETQGVSVNPGDIVIVRTRTEKWGEGDFFAEHAFATCAGDWLLEKQVKCIGLDLANIDVHDNMKREVHLKLLSAPIYIVENLVNLEQLPLHEHFTFMALPLKLKNATASPVRAVAFLK